A section of the Eublepharis macularius isolate TG4126 chromosome 1, MPM_Emac_v1.0, whole genome shotgun sequence genome encodes:
- the LOC129329840 gene encoding uncharacterized protein LOC129329840 gives MPAEGPTPAWLAPAVQLPPSPFEAAGPPTTAHAGREGRVPQLPSLPAAGTSHFCGLGGLARTPIRLHALTPLLARYPDRQAARFLREGFSSGFRIPFTGPRVAATSSNLRSARELPEVLAAKINKEVAAGRVAGPFNSPPLPNLRVSPLGVVPKKTPGEFRLIHHLSYPRGSSVNEAIPPELCSVRYASFDHAVRLVRACGRGALMAKCDIQSAFRLLPIHPSDQCLLGFKFRDRWYVDKAMPMGCSVACAAFETFSTFLEWVAKDRMGAPFVSHYLDDFIIMAPPNSPACADRLRIFQELAAELGVPLAEEKTEGPSPRLTYLGIELDSVAGLSRLPADKLARLRDLLTGTLARKKCTLRELQSIIGHLNFACRVVSPGRAFCARLTRACRGVISPHHHIRLTKGIKADLEVWLRFLSGFNGVALWQAPLDLGTALQVHSDAAGSLGFGVFFRGWWCAQPWPPSWASAGVLRDLTFLEFFPILVAVSIWGDLLRDKRVVFWCDNQATVRVINRQSSCSERVMRLVCRFVLTCLATNITFSARHVAGVDNGLADTLSRFQMERFFALAPEAQRIPDPFPEELWLAGGTS, from the coding sequence ATGCCTGCGGAGGGCCCCACTCCCGCCTGGCTTGCCCCCGCGGTTCAGCTGCCCCCCAGCCCTTTTGAGGCAGCCGGCCCTCCAACAACGGCACACGCAGGGAGGGAGGGTCGGGTCCCACAGCTTCCCAGCCTGCCAGCAGCGGGAACTAGTCACTTCTGTGGGCTGGGGGGCCTGGCCCGCACCCCCATCAGGCTCCATGCCCTCACCCCCCTCCTGGCAAGATACCCAGACAGGCAGGCTGCCCGGTTCCTGCGGGAGGGCTTCTCTTCTGGCTTTCGTATCCCCTTCACTGGCCCCCGCGTGGCAGCCACATCCAGCAACCTCAGGTCAGCCAGGGAGTTGCCAGAGGTGCTCGCTGCCAAAATTAACAAGGAGGTAGCCGCAGGGAGGGTGGCAGGGCCGTTTaacagcccccctctgcccaaccTCAGGGTCTCCCCACTGGGGGTGGTACCCAAGAAAACCCCGGGCGAGTTCCGCCTCATACACCATCTTTCGTACCCCAGGGGCTCCTCAGTGAACGAAGCCATCCCACCCGAGCTGTGTTCGGTGAGGTACGCCTCATTCGACCATGCAGTTCGGCTAGTGCGGGCTTGCGGGAGGggggccctcatggccaagtgcgacATCCAGTCGGCATTCCGGCTCCTGCCCATCCACCCCAGCGACCAGTGCTTGCTGGGATTCAAGTTTCGTGACCGCTGGTACGTGgataaggccatgcccatgggttgcTCGGTCGCCTGTGCGGCCTTCGAGACCTTCAGCACCTTCCTGGAATGGGTTGCCAAGGACCGCATGGGGGCCCCCTTTGTTAGTCACTACCTGGACGACTTTATCATCATGGCCCCCCCTAACAGCCCGGCCTGCGCCGACCGCCTCCGCATCTTCCAGGAGCTAGCGGCTGAGCTAGGCGTCCCCCTGGCAGAAGAAAAGACAGAGGGGCCTTCTCCCCGCCTCACCTATCTGGGCATCGAGCTGGACTCGGTGGCTGGGCTTTCCCGGCTGCCGGCAGACAAGCTGGCTCGCCTCCGGGACCTCCTGACGGGGACACTTGCTCGCAAGAAATGCACCCTCAGGGAGTTGCAGTCGATAATTGGCCACCTGaacttcgcctgcagggtggtctccccagGGCGGGCCTTTTGCGCGCGGCTTACCAGGGCCTGCCGGGGGGTTATTTCCCCTCACCACCACATTCGCCTCACCAAGGGCATCAAGGCAGATCTTGAGGTCTGGCTGAGATTCCTGTCCGGTTTCAATGGCGTCGCCCTGTGGCAGGCCCCCCTCGACCTGGGCACCGCGCTCCAGGTTCACTCAGACGCAGCCGGGAGCCTGGGGTTCGGGGTTTTCTTCAGGGGCTGGTGGTGCGCCCAGCCATGGCCCCCCTCGTGGGCGAGTGCAGGGGTCCTTCGGGACCTCACattcttggagttctttcccatacTGGTGGCGGTCTCCATCTGGGGGGACCTCCTGCGGGACAAGCGGGTGgtgttctggtgcgacaaccaggccacGGTCAGGGTCATCAACAGGCAGTCCTCTTGCTCCGAGAGGGTGATGCGCTTGGTTTGCCGCTTTGTCTTGACCTGTTTGGCCACTAACATTACCTTCTCAGCCCGTCatgtagcaggtgtggataaTGGCCTTGCAGACACGTTGTCTcggttccagatggagaggttcttcgcaCTGGCGCCAGAGGCTCAACGCATCCCGGATCCCTTCCCGGAGGAATTGTGGCTGGCTGGCGGGACAtcgtga